DNA sequence from the Antennarius striatus isolate MH-2024 chromosome 3, ASM4005453v1, whole genome shotgun sequence genome:
TGATTGTCCTTTAGATCCAGGCAGGAGGAAAGCAGAGCGTCAGAAAGACTAACTTGCCATCTCTGGAGCAGCGAGCCATACAATAATAACGCTGGTGTAGTTAGCACACAGGGCTAGTCCACCGCTTGACGGCTTGAAACTGTCTCGACGAGAACGTTTTCAGATTAATTTGGGGATATTGATCATAACTGCGGTGTTAGGTTTGATCTCCTATCAATGGCAGGCTCATAAACAAAGAGAACACATTGTTTCCAAATGTAAACAATGAGAGGACATCCTTACATTGACTGCAGCCATTAATCCCCTTGTGTCGCATTAAATGATTCCGGGTAGTATTTGATGAGGtgttaaaatcattttatttgacatttaatcGATGGAAGAAAGTCAGACAtactgtctttgtttttaatgtaaaaaaatttcagttttatatCTGGTGGTTGATAACGCTTTAGTGCACTGTGGTGGGTGGGTGGCATGGGGACAGTAATCAGTGTTACTCCTTCACGGCGGAAATGCACAAGCAGCTATTCAAAGGGTTCAAAGCGTTATAATGAAGTGCACAAAGAAACGGAGATTCTCTGTGCAATGAAAATCTTACTTTTCCATCTGCAAGTAATGTCACCagagttgtttaaaaaaaaaattaacacatatatTGGCCATTCTACCGAATTCGTGCAAAGTTTAGAGTTGgagatacatttttaaaagtttttttttttttttttaatcttgtcaATACATATATTTTGCCATGTTTGTACGGTACAAATCTAGGAAAGGCGCGGTCAAATTTCACAGAGATGGGCGCAAAGGGAATGGAGGACAGGAGTGAAGACCCCTGAAGTGTGGTCCTGTAGCGCCGGTAGGGGGGGTCCAGTGTTTCCAGTATGCAGCTCTGAATGTGGATCAGCACCACCCTTTCAAAGCACCTCCTAATGATTGAAGTGATGCTACTGGCCTGTAAGTTATTCAGGCAGGTGGGTGAGTGAGAGTTGGTCAGTCCGGAGTTATTAATGGTAAAGGCTGGACGTGTTCATTGAAGCTGACCAAAGAAGTCTAGAGTGTTCGCATGCACGACAATGAGGGATTGTTACAATATGTTACTTATACGTCGgtgaatatatacagtacagcgAAGGCAGTGCTGAACACAATGTTATCTGTCCCTTTAAGGAAAGCCTGAAGTGTGACGTCATTTTTATAACTGCGCACTGCTGGACCGGAAGGAAGTGGGTGTTTGCCTAGCTGACTGACGCTAGCAAACTACGATTAAGAGTCTGCTGTGTCTTCTATGGTAAATATTCTCATCTTTTTCCAAActtaatatatatacatatataaacaatAAACTTTACTGTCACTATATGACGATTAATATTATGTGTCAATTATGTCAGTTGTGTGTAAGGTTAGTAAGTTTACGTAACTAGTTAGCGAGGCCGTTAGCCTAGTGCTAAAGGTAGCCACTGGATTGAGGGATGCGGCTCAGTTCTTCATTCTCTACCCTCCGAACGTAGAAACCATCTGCATTCATTCTGCGTGTGTTCATCGTTAGTTTGCTGGAACAGGCTGGTAACCCGATTTCGACCGTAATGCTAAAGGTCCGTGAGTGTTTGCTGCCCTGCTTATTGTTTTCCGTGATTTTTACTGTGATTACGAAAACTTGTGAACATTCTCATAAAATTCTTGAAATACAAAGGCACTCGACATCAAACAGGGTGATGTTCCGTTCTTTTCTCAcagcaatacaaaaaaaatggaatcgTTCCTACTAATTGCACAGCAATAGCGTCCTCTGGGTTATTTGTCCGAGGCATTGACCGCTATCATTGTCTCAAATTTTAAATGAACCACACCCTTGCGCTGAGAAACgttttgaaatttgaaatcTGTTTTCCTAAATtctaaaaagttgcattttcagtAACATCAAGTGTTAATGAATTGGGGCATAATGTCACAGATTATTTGGCAAAATCAGAAATGATGTAGATGAAAAGAAATGCCTTATTCTTAGGTCCGGGTATCCACGTaaacatttgtctttgtgttgattGCCATTTGTTTCCTCCACTAAATACCTTAATTCAAGTAATTTCTGTGACATACCTGACCTGATCTGGGTTTcactttatattttatcttGTTCTGCCTCAGGAAGAGATGTCAGGAGAGAGTGTGGTGAGCTCGGCAGTGCCGGCAGCTACAACCCGGACTACATCCTTCAAGGGCTCCAGCCCCAGCTCTAAATATGTCAAATTGAATGTGGGTGGGGCGCTGTACTACACCACAATGCAGACACTAACCAAACAAGACACTATGCTCAAAGCCATGTTCAGTGGCAGGATGGAGGTGCTTACAGACAGTGAAGGTGAGCTGAAATTGTTGAGCCGTCATCTACACACTGACTGTAATCTTTTACTGACTAGTGTTTCGTCACTTCATACCCACAGGTTGGATCTTGATTGATCGCTGTGGGAAACATTTTGGAACAATCCTGAACTACCTTAGAGATGGGGCAGTGCCGCTCCCAGACAGCCGACGGGAAACGGAGGAACTGCTTGCTGAGGCCAAGTATTACCTTGTCCAAGGCCTGGCTGATGAATGTACTGCTGCCTTACAGGTATCATCACAACAGAGGGTTGTCAGTAGGCCAGGGTAGTAAACAGTGTCAATATTGCACCTATATTACAATCTTTGAAAAATTTACTCTTCAGAGCTGTTTCTTGATTACAGTTCTTTTGAACTATGTCTGTAAAACGTATTAAATATTTCTATCATATATAATcacttttcttttattctttgttttagcAGATTGAATCGTGTCACAGCAACTTTGTCCGGTCACATTTTTccttaaattcaataaatagtTTTTGAATGTCTACCTTTTACTTTCCAAGTTATTCTAACCAAAACAGTGAGTCttagttatttttgttttagcGTTTGCTTATTGTTGCATGACCTCTGTTTCATCTGTTCTACCAGGTGTACCACCATCCCCTCGTATGTTGCAgttatttaatgtaaataagtCAGTTATTACCTAACAAACTTTTCTCTTCAGAACAAAGAAACTTATGAACCCCTTTGTAAAGTgcctctgatgacatcatctaaGGAAGAGCAGAGGCTTATAGCCACCTCAAATAAGGTAGCTCATGTTATTAGTTTACATATCGTGTTGAATTTGTAGTTTTGATTATTAAGTCAAGTGATGTTTGTCACTAATAGCTGTCAGTATACAAACTAATTTGTCTTCACAGCCTACAGTTAAGTTACTATACAACAGAAGCAACAACAAATATTCATATACCAGGTGAGTTCTCTTTGGCTGGTGTCAGGTGTGTAACGCATGTCATTCCACAAGCAAAGAACAAGTTAATGTTAACCATTGTccatcctttcattttctccccAGCAATTCTGATGACAACATGCTGAAAAATATTGAGCTGTTTGACAAGCTGTCCCTGCGGTTTAACGGCCGTGTGCTCTTCATTAAAGATGTGATCGGGGATGAGATCTGTTGTTGGTCATTTTACGGCCAGGGTCGTAAGATTGCTGAAGTGTGCTGCACTTCCATTGTGTATGCCacagaaaaaaagcagacaaaggTATGTGCAATctgtaacatacacacactgtggtCTTTTATTCTTGGAAGACAAAGCTATACAgcactttatttaaatatgtctCTAAAGTCTTGTTTAATTCTGCTGATGCTAGGTTGAATTCCCAGAGGCCCGAATCTATGAAGAGACCCTCAACATCCTCCTGTACGAGTCCCACGACGGGAGGGGTCCGGACAATGCTTTGCTGGAAGCCACGGGGGGCGCTGCAGGACGATCTCATCATCTGGATGAGGACGAGGAGCGTGAACGAATTGAGCGCGTTCGTAGGATTCATATCAAACGACCTGATGACCGCACTCACCACCACCAGTGACCTTTCTCCCTTGACCCGTCGTCCCGTTTCTCTGATTCTCTGGACAGTCTTCGCAACACGCTCGTGCCTTATGTCACCCATTGCGTCTTTGTCAcactttcagatttattttttcagcCTTGTCTCCATGATGCTGTTATGAGATGAAGCGATTGTCATACTCCAGGGTGTCATGGTGAAGTGATTGTGTGTTATGTGCTCACTTGTCGTCTTTGTTGTGGGGTCTaacaataatgtgtttttgttctgtttacttGTCATGATAGATTCTCTCACAGAGTCGAGTAATATGAAAACCAACAAGGTCTGCCTAAGGAAGTGGATTTTGTGGATGGATTGTGGAAATCAGGAATATCATCGAAGCATTTGATCTAAAAGATTTCCCATGTCAAACCAAAAGTCTCTGCTGACTTGTTACTTTAATCCATCCCCTCAGTCATACCaaacttttaaagtttaatGTTAACGTGTTAGAAAGGCTTGTGGCAGGAAGCCTTGTAAACCAACCTCTCtgtgatatactgtaatatCATCACTGGGCTAATTCAGTGTTGTACACAGTGGGACCACATAGTGGCGCTGTTTTACTCTTAGAAGAAAAggcaaagacatttttattaaacCTAAGATAATGGTaattaaaccttttttaaaatgtaatcgTTTCTGTTACAATTAAATAGACGCAGTGTTTTACTGTAGTGCTTCTCCCATGttgagttttaattttaaaatatatcctTTCTCTAAATGATCATTATTTTCAGTCGAGGGGAATTTGAGACGTGATCTGAGGTGTTAAATGTACTGGGCTGAGTGAATGATGGATGCTGAGGTTGGAGTAAAAAGACCGTAACCGGAGATCTCCCTGGTAGGAAGAGAATCCTGTCTACAAGCTCCTAACAGGGAGAGAAATTAGACCTGTCCTTCATCACAGCATTCAGCGGGGAATGGACTGGTTGCATGCGGTAGTTTTGACTCCATGTATGTCTAACAGTCACAGTACTTGTAGATCAGTTGCACAGAAGTAAACTtgtatatgttttatatttatatatactttATCACAAATAAATTTTTACAAACgttcttttttgtctctttatttCGCATATACCCCAAATCAGCAAACATACAAAATGATACGAATGGCTTTTAAGAAATAATTCAACATTTTGTGCATTAAATGTCTATTTACTTAGATACTGTATGGTCCAGCGTACAACCTCTGCTGAATTCAATCcagtgttaattttttttttttttgtgtgtaaatgtgaaaacaattcATAAGATGGgaaatatgtacagtacaatGAAGCGAGCTCAATCAGGTTTTTAAATCCTGAGGTTTCTGGTCAAGTGCATCTCCTGTCATGAAGTCCCCTCAGGGGTTTCGTGATGAAATATGCAGGGGCGTCTCATGTGCCTCCTCTCACACATTAGCGTGTCCTTACTCGAGTGGCGACCTGCAGTGACAAACCACTTGACTGATGCTGTACGTTCATTTGCGAGCACACTTTTTTAGAACAACTCTGGTCTCACCACCATGAGGTGTCCATTCTTTGCCTTGTACACCATCGGTTCCTGTCCGGTGCTGAAGTCCACCATGCTCTCCTTACCTGCCTGGATTTCAATCTTGATGCTGAAaatcaaaaccacaaaaaagtttttttttaagaccCAAGTATAGATTAACTCTGCAAATCTTTGTGAGACAAACACTCACCTGCCCTGAACCACTTTAATTGCATTTTGTTTGTTAGCAATTACACAGAGTTTTGTCAAAAACTCAAACAAGTGGTCACATTGCATTACAAGGTCCCcctaaagcaaaaaaaaaaaaaaaaaaaggtctgatTGAACATACTTTACAAAGTTTACATTCTGCACATTCTGCTCATTCCTTTAtgaaatatagatagatagatagatagatagatagatactttattaatcccggaggaaattgcatatacagtatacagtacatctgaacATACACAGTATAATTcatcatttaaatttcccagtttgggataaataaagtacttcTTATCTTATTTACTCCATTTATTTGCACAGAATGTTTTCCCATATTAATCAGTGGGGTAATGTTGCTTTCAATATGTAGCAGCTACATCAGCTCAAATATAATTAATGGTCTGACTTGTTTCACTGCATCTCACTTATGATTACACATTAAGTAACCGGACTGAGTGACATATGTGTTTTccaattggaaaaaaacaacaacaacagatatTACAAGatcaaaaaatgtgaatgtgttcacattttcacacacacaccttctcttTAGGATCTTCACATGTGATGTGGAATACGATGATGCTGTCGGTCAAATTGCTGATGGAAATCCCTGCAGTGAGTAGAAACAAACACTTCTAGTGTGAGATAATGTGAAGACATCTTTAATGGCAGGTGGAATATGTTTGATCGTGTTGCCCTGACCTTTGAGGGAGGTGTAGAGAACCCTCTGCTTAATTTTGGCCTCATCTACCACATAAGCAGCTGTCTGGGTG
Encoded proteins:
- the kctd10 gene encoding BTB/POZ domain-containing adapter for CUL3-mediated RhoA degradation protein 3 gives rise to the protein MEEMSGESVVSSAVPAATTRTTSFKGSSPSSKYVKLNVGGALYYTTMQTLTKQDTMLKAMFSGRMEVLTDSEGWILIDRCGKHFGTILNYLRDGAVPLPDSRRETEELLAEAKYYLVQGLADECTAALQNKETYEPLCKVPLMTSSKEEQRLIATSNKPTVKLLYNRSNNKYSYTSNSDDNMLKNIELFDKLSLRFNGRVLFIKDVIGDEICCWSFYGQGRKIAEVCCTSIVYATEKKQTKVEFPEARIYEETLNILLYESHDGRGPDNALLEATGGAAGRSHHLDEDEERERIERVRRIHIKRPDDRTHHHQ